One window from the genome of Paraconexibacter algicola encodes:
- a CDS encoding glycosyltransferase: MSAIGSVSVVVPVKDGGRYLAELLAAIPATSSSGVPVDVLIVDSGSTDGSCELARATGARVVEIEPSTFQHGRTRNLGAEWSSGDVIAFLTQDATPVAGWVDALLAGFALADDVGIVFGPHLARPDTSPMIARELAAFFATKAAPDGGPQVERAGGDAWLSNVNAAYRRDCWAAVRFPEVPYAEDQGFAGAALEAGWAKAYVPEAAVLHAHDYPPVQFARRYFDEYRGLRETIGHVEHLGVRSTTRTVRDLVAGDRAWMREQGYAPRDLARWTARSGLHHASRQVFAALGSRAHGMPPAVQRRLSLEGTVGAADPGPLAADRGPRAPISGKPIGARPVVWDAVRRYARDGAAPLLAPLPGQDADAPLHIACVIPPFDRGSGGHNSIFQTMWRLEQAGHTVSIWINDEHGHKDHERPARIRRNIREWFAPIEGPVYKEFDEWFGADVVVATGWQTAHEVVLLPNCRSRVYLIHDHESEFYATSVESRFAEASYGLDMHMICSSPWLQEIVSSRYGRTSSLFDFGVDHDVYRPIEVPRQEATILFYGRDATPRRAVSLAKLALRELADRGLEFRVLSFGNDFEIDMPVPYEHLGIRDPHELAQAYNEATVGLVLSLTNYSLIPQEMLACGLPCVDLEGISAEGVFGADGPVSLSPFDPIALADRVERLLTDRAEWQRRHEAGLAFVQGRTWDVAARQVEAGIREALALRLAAPSR, translated from the coding sequence ATGAGCGCGATCGGGAGCGTCTCGGTCGTCGTCCCGGTCAAGGACGGCGGGCGCTACCTGGCCGAGCTCCTCGCCGCGATCCCGGCGACCTCGTCCTCGGGCGTGCCGGTCGACGTGCTGATCGTGGACAGCGGCTCGACGGACGGCAGCTGCGAGCTCGCGCGCGCGACGGGTGCGCGGGTCGTGGAGATCGAGCCGTCGACGTTCCAGCACGGCCGGACGCGCAACCTCGGGGCCGAGTGGTCCTCGGGCGACGTCATCGCCTTCCTCACCCAGGACGCGACCCCGGTCGCCGGCTGGGTCGACGCGCTGCTCGCGGGCTTCGCGCTCGCCGACGACGTCGGGATCGTGTTCGGTCCGCACCTCGCGCGCCCGGACACCTCGCCGATGATCGCCCGTGAGCTCGCCGCGTTCTTCGCCACGAAGGCCGCGCCGGACGGCGGCCCGCAGGTCGAGCGCGCCGGCGGCGACGCATGGCTGTCGAACGTCAACGCCGCCTACCGCCGCGACTGCTGGGCGGCGGTGCGCTTCCCGGAGGTCCCGTACGCCGAGGACCAGGGCTTCGCGGGCGCGGCGCTCGAGGCGGGATGGGCGAAGGCGTACGTGCCCGAGGCGGCGGTCCTGCACGCCCACGACTACCCGCCGGTGCAGTTCGCGCGCCGCTACTTCGACGAGTACCGCGGTCTGCGCGAGACGATCGGGCACGTGGAGCACCTCGGGGTCCGCTCGACCACCCGGACGGTCCGCGACCTCGTCGCCGGGGACCGCGCCTGGATGCGCGAGCAGGGCTACGCGCCGCGGGACCTCGCGCGCTGGACGGCACGTTCGGGGCTGCACCACGCGTCACGACAGGTCTTCGCCGCGTTGGGTTCCCGCGCCCACGGGATGCCGCCGGCGGTGCAGCGACGGCTCTCGCTGGAGGGGACGGTCGGCGCGGCCGATCCCGGTCCGCTCGCGGCCGATCGGGGTCCGCGCGCGCCGATCTCCGGCAAGCCGATCGGTGCGCGTCCCGTCGTCTGGGACGCGGTGCGTCGCTACGCCCGCGACGGCGCGGCCCCGCTGCTGGCTCCGCTGCCCGGTCAGGACGCCGACGCGCCGCTGCACATCGCGTGCGTGATCCCGCCGTTCGACCGCGGGTCGGGCGGACACAACTCGATCTTCCAGACGATGTGGCGGCTCGAGCAGGCTGGCCACACGGTGTCGATCTGGATCAACGACGAGCACGGGCACAAGGACCACGAGCGGCCCGCGCGGATCCGCCGCAACATTCGCGAGTGGTTCGCGCCGATCGAAGGCCCGGTCTACAAGGAGTTCGACGAGTGGTTCGGCGCGGACGTGGTCGTCGCCACCGGCTGGCAGACCGCGCATGAGGTCGTGCTGCTGCCGAACTGCCGGTCGCGGGTCTACCTGATCCACGACCACGAGTCCGAGTTCTACGCCACGTCGGTGGAGTCCCGGTTCGCGGAGGCCTCCTACGGCCTGGACATGCACATGATCTGCTCGTCGCCGTGGCTGCAGGAGATCGTCTCGTCGCGCTACGGGCGGACCTCGTCGCTGTTCGACTTCGGCGTCGACCACGACGTCTACCGGCCCATCGAGGTCCCGCGGCAGGAGGCGACGATCCTGTTCTACGGCCGTGACGCGACCCCGCGTCGCGCGGTCTCGCTGGCGAAGCTCGCGCTGCGCGAGCTCGCCGACCGCGGCCTGGAGTTCCGGGTGCTGTCGTTCGGCAACGACTTCGAGATCGACATGCCGGTCCCCTACGAGCACCTCGGGATCCGCGACCCGCACGAGCTCGCACAGGCGTACAACGAGGCCACCGTCGGACTGGTGCTGTCGCTGACGAACTACTCGCTGATCCCCCAGGAGATGCTGGCCTGCGGGTTGCCGTGCGTCGACCTCGAGGGGATCTCCGCGGAGGGCGTGTTCGGTGCCGACGGGCCGGTCTCGCTCAGCCCGTTCGATCCGATCGCGCTGGCCGACCGGGTGGAGCGGCTGCTGACCGACCGCGCCGAGTGGCAGCGCCGGCACGAGGCCGGCCTGGCGTTCGTGCAGGGCCGCACGTGGGACGTCGCGGCCCGGCAGGTCGAGGCCGGGATCCGCGAGGCGCTCGCGTTGCGCCTCGCGGCCCCGTCGCGGTAG
- the rfbC gene encoding dTDP-4-dehydrorhamnose 3,5-epimerase: protein MPFEVLPSRLDGPKLLQPTVFPDERGFFCETYRENQLAEHGIDDAFVQDNHSRSSYGVIRGMHFQIGAGCGKLVRCGRGTIVDVVVDLRRSSSTYGEWEAFELSDETMRALYVPVGFGHGFAVTSEIADVLYKQSAYYSADVERGISFLDPAVGIDWPIPQADRVFSERDADAMTLEQFAASGELPDW from the coding sequence ATGCCCTTCGAGGTCCTGCCGTCCCGCTTGGACGGGCCCAAGCTCCTGCAGCCGACCGTGTTCCCGGACGAGCGCGGCTTCTTCTGCGAGACCTACCGGGAGAACCAGCTCGCCGAGCACGGCATCGACGACGCGTTCGTCCAGGACAACCACTCACGGTCCTCCTACGGCGTCATCCGCGGCATGCACTTCCAGATCGGCGCGGGCTGCGGCAAGCTCGTCCGCTGCGGTCGCGGCACGATCGTGGACGTGGTCGTGGACCTGCGGCGCTCGTCGTCCACCTACGGGGAGTGGGAGGCGTTCGAGCTCTCCGACGAGACCATGCGCGCGCTCTACGTGCCTGTCGGCTTCGGGCACGGCTTCGCGGTGACGAGCGAGATCGCCGACGTGCTCTACAAGCAGTCCGCCTACTACTCCGCCGACGTCGAGCGGGGCATCTCGTTCCTGGACCCGGCGGTCGGGATCGACTGGCCGATCCCGCAGGCCGACCGCGTCTTCAGCGAGCGCGACGCGGACGCGATGACGCTCGAGCAGTTCGCGGCGTCCGGCGAGCTGCCGGACTGGTAG
- a CDS encoding ABC transporter permease: MISTSELRRIFNLVWTLAVTDFRLRFYGSTLGVLWTLVRPFAFFGVIYFVFTEIAGLDANVENYGVYILFAMVLFNFFAEVTVTSVQCLVERESLLRKMAFEPIVIPLSVTATGLMNLMTTLGAALIFALANGVYPTLMWLQLIPIVLLLAIFATGIGMLLSSLYVRYRDVFPIWEVMSQILFYASAVLYVVDPTVPDKYQQALLYNPIASLTTQMRHAVIDSDAPTTVSLIGGYAELLIPLGIIAGAFVAGAFVFRRASPRIAENL, encoded by the coding sequence ATGATCTCGACGTCCGAGCTACGCCGGATCTTCAACCTCGTCTGGACGCTGGCGGTCACCGACTTCCGCCTGCGCTTCTACGGCTCGACGCTCGGCGTCCTGTGGACGCTCGTGCGGCCGTTCGCGTTCTTCGGCGTCATCTACTTCGTCTTCACGGAGATCGCCGGGCTCGACGCGAACGTCGAGAACTACGGCGTCTACATCCTGTTCGCGATGGTGCTGTTCAACTTCTTCGCCGAGGTGACGGTCACGTCGGTGCAGTGCCTGGTCGAGCGGGAGAGCCTGCTGCGGAAGATGGCTTTCGAGCCGATCGTGATCCCGTTGTCGGTGACGGCGACAGGGCTGATGAACCTCATGACGACGCTCGGGGCGGCCCTGATCTTCGCGCTCGCCAACGGCGTCTATCCGACGCTCATGTGGCTGCAGCTGATCCCGATCGTGCTGCTGCTGGCGATCTTCGCGACCGGCATCGGGATGCTGCTGAGCTCCCTGTACGTGCGGTACCGCGACGTCTTCCCGATCTGGGAGGTCATGAGCCAGATCCTCTTCTACGCGTCCGCGGTCCTGTACGTGGTGGATCCGACCGTGCCCGACAAGTACCAGCAGGCGCTGCTGTACAACCCGATCGCGTCGCTGACGACGCAGATGCGGCACGCGGTGATCGACTCCGACGCGCCGACGACCGTGTCGCTGATCGGGGGCTACGCGGAGCTGCTGATCCCACTGGGGATCATCGCGGGCGCGTTCGTGGCCGGGGCGTTCGTGTTCCGCCGGGCGAGCCCGCGGATCGCCGAGAACCTCTAG
- a CDS encoding ABC transporter ATP-binding protein — protein MSSAPSTAREARRKERLAAAPPAVEVDHVSKTFRLPHQQFHTLKERVLHPMRSMTYDELHALKDVDVTIRQGEFFGIVGRNGSGKSTLLKCLAGIYRPDHGRVKLHGRLSPFIELGVGFNPDLTARDNVVINAVMMGLTRREARRAFDQVVEFAELQEFVDLKLKNYSSGMAVRLGFATAIQVDADVLLVDEVLAVGDAAFQQKCFEEFTRLRASGKTIVFVTHDMAAVERFCDRAMLIERGDVLDIAGPHEIAQAYNELNFGRLVHDTPTEEGRYGDQVACEISDAWFEAFGERVAQIGTGTGLTAAMRVHFHQAVENPVFAFTLRNEIGHTVFAASSEWKGTETGSYAAGEEAVVRMEFHAVLATSLYKLTPSVARAGSGADTMDLREDLATLYVHATQDTGAILHLPYSLEVERG, from the coding sequence GTGAGCAGCGCACCATCAACGGCTCGCGAGGCGCGCCGCAAGGAGCGGCTCGCGGCCGCCCCACCGGCTGTCGAGGTCGATCACGTCAGCAAGACGTTCCGTCTGCCCCACCAGCAGTTCCACACGCTCAAGGAGCGCGTGCTGCACCCGATGCGGTCGATGACCTACGACGAGCTGCACGCGCTGAAGGACGTCGACGTGACGATCCGGCAGGGCGAGTTCTTCGGGATCGTCGGGCGCAACGGGTCCGGCAAGAGCACGCTGCTGAAGTGCCTGGCGGGGATCTACCGGCCCGACCACGGGCGCGTGAAGCTCCACGGCCGCCTGTCCCCGTTCATCGAGCTCGGCGTCGGGTTCAACCCGGATCTGACGGCACGCGACAACGTCGTCATCAACGCGGTGATGATGGGCCTGACCCGCCGCGAGGCGCGCCGTGCGTTCGATCAGGTGGTCGAGTTCGCCGAGCTGCAGGAGTTCGTGGATCTGAAGCTCAAGAACTACTCGTCGGGCATGGCGGTCCGGCTCGGGTTCGCGACCGCGATCCAGGTCGACGCGGACGTGCTGCTCGTCGACGAGGTGCTCGCGGTCGGCGACGCGGCCTTCCAGCAGAAGTGCTTCGAGGAGTTCACGCGGCTGCGCGCGTCCGGCAAGACGATCGTGTTCGTCACGCACGACATGGCCGCCGTCGAGCGGTTCTGCGACCGGGCGATGCTGATCGAGCGCGGGGACGTGCTCGACATCGCCGGTCCGCACGAGATCGCGCAGGCGTACAACGAGCTGAACTTCGGCCGGCTCGTGCACGACACGCCGACCGAGGAGGGCCGTTACGGCGACCAGGTCGCGTGCGAGATCTCCGACGCGTGGTTCGAGGCGTTCGGCGAGCGCGTCGCGCAGATCGGGACCGGGACCGGGCTGACCGCCGCGATGCGGGTCCACTTCCATCAGGCGGTCGAGAACCCGGTGTTCGCGTTCACGCTGCGCAACGAGATCGGCCACACCGTGTTCGCGGCCTCCTCCGAGTGGAAGGGCACGGAGACCGGCAGCTACGCGGCGGGTGAGGAGGCGGTCGTGCGGATGGAGTTCCACGCGGTCCTCGCGACCTCGCTGTACAAGCTCACGCCGTCGGTCGCGCGCGCCGGGTCGGGGGCGGACACGATGGACCTCCGCGAGGACCTCGCGACCCTCTACGTGCACGCCACCCAGGACACGGGCGCGATCCTCCACCTGCCGTACTCGCTCGAGGTCGAGCGCGGATGA
- a CDS encoding methyltransferase domain-containing protein, which yields MPSFLRRRGPDSDWARRFPPPDEEWSLAYGETHRDLVAAALADEALVAAIAAGSPPPAGYGGGFDERVIEFPWLAGQRPTGRVLDAGSTLNHEHVLDALLPTMDELTITTLVPEAHAFWERGISYVFGDLRDLPFRDGRFDVTVSLSTLEHVGMDTSHYGSNAARAEDPVAEAARAAAELRRVTRPGGRILLSLPFGRETDHGWFRQFDAAAVETLVAAFGPVQRHSAVVYRYALDGWRRCSPDDAAQERYRDFLADRSPVADRAPAARAVICIALELPL from the coding sequence GTGCCCTCGTTCCTGCGCCGCCGCGGCCCCGATTCCGATTGGGCGAGACGCTTCCCGCCACCGGATGAGGAGTGGAGCCTCGCGTACGGAGAGACGCATCGCGACCTGGTGGCCGCCGCCCTCGCGGACGAAGCGCTCGTGGCCGCGATCGCAGCCGGGTCCCCTCCTCCAGCGGGCTACGGCGGTGGCTTCGACGAGCGCGTGATCGAGTTCCCATGGCTGGCGGGTCAGCGGCCGACGGGGCGCGTCCTCGACGCCGGGTCGACGCTGAACCATGAGCATGTCCTCGACGCGCTCCTGCCCACCATGGACGAGCTGACGATCACGACGCTGGTCCCCGAGGCGCACGCCTTCTGGGAGCGCGGGATCTCCTACGTGTTCGGCGACCTGCGCGACCTCCCGTTCAGGGATGGCCGGTTCGATGTCACCGTCTCGCTGTCGACGCTCGAGCACGTAGGAATGGACACGTCGCACTACGGCAGCAATGCGGCCCGAGCGGAGGACCCGGTCGCCGAAGCGGCTCGAGCAGCCGCCGAACTGCGGCGAGTCACACGCCCCGGAGGCCGAATCCTTCTGAGCCTCCCGTTCGGTCGCGAGACGGACCACGGCTGGTTCCGCCAGTTCGACGCTGCAGCGGTCGAGACGCTGGTCGCCGCCTTCGGGCCGGTTCAGCGGCACTCCGCCGTCGTCTACCGCTACGCACTCGACGGGTGGCGCCGGTGCTCGCCCGATGACGCCGCGCAGGAGCGCTACCGCGACTTCCTCGCCGACCGCAGCCCAGTCGCGGACCGCGCACCGGCGGCGCGGGCGGTCATCTGCATCGCGCTCGAACTTCCGCTCTGA
- a CDS encoding methyltransferase domain-containing protein: MDICTIIAKNYLAHARVLARSFAEHHPDGTCHVLVIDEVDGYVDAADEPFALVRPGEIGLGDAWDEMRGAYDVMELSTAVKPWLLRWMLDHHDDGSGIAYFDPDIRVVTRMVELEAALREHAVVLTPHVTQGMPRDGRKPTEQDILMAGVYNLGFIGLSDRPDARLLVDWWSERLRRDCHVAPERGFFVDQRWVDFVPGLVEDLLIFRHPGYNVAYWNLPERALGRDADGSFTSNGEPLRFFHYSGYSPERPTLLSKHQDRVRIADSDELAALCDAYGKALVADGFHEVRTLPYEYDQLPSGMRIVPVMRRLYRLALELEQAPASLFTRSGEEDFRRWLAEPAPDLPVLDRLLAQIWQTREDVRAVYPHVQGDDLEGYLGWMVVHGAGQIGLDDALLPEALVARFGSLRESVTPTRPQEAPQAADESLPEPVGLDELRTPRAFGVNVAGYLRAELGIGEVARQMIGALDAAGVPVAAVGLHAPLSRQGHDYVASRELDAPYPVNLVCVNADGLPAFAKEAGPAFFRDRYTIGVWWWETSEFPERFHDAFQFVDEVWVGTEFIARALTAVSPVPVVHVPVPVELNDHAPLQPGEQDWPDGFSFYFSWDYNSIAKRKNPLGLVEAYTRAFGPEDGVHLVLKCINAEHAPDAHRRVREAVADRPDIVLVDRYVDVETKNRLMASCDCYVSLHRSEGFGLTMAEAMLLGKPVIATGYSGNLDFMSPANSYLVDHELVPIGPGAEPYDPDGTWAEPDLEHAAALMREVVADPETARERGARAAADLRAAHSRHAVGEALEARLERVAARLPEAPPIELRPTGDEGRVAYLAEIVARGSTPARRSRLGKGGSAVRKAILRAMKPYTAYQETINRGIAEQLQQSLEREKLADARERARIAELEQRLAVTEARLAAEQRRQRQEIVRGDGATGVLHARTTALEAFAARSTYETRALPYTASDLLGTREVDGVGRVLGYQDADASAAGDDAYRAFEELFRGSEPFIAARQRRYLDLVAGHAPAVDVGCGRGEFLDLLAEAGVPVVGVDADAGMIARCRAKGHENVVHGDAVAYVRELEAGSQGLIFSAQVVEHLPPDALLALISGAAAALRPGGLFIAETVNPHAPPALKTFWMDITHQHPLFPEALLAFCHSAGFRDAYVFHPNGEGDVETDRYTTGEYAIVATR; this comes from the coding sequence ATGGACATCTGCACCATCATCGCCAAGAACTACCTCGCCCACGCTCGCGTCCTGGCGCGGTCGTTCGCGGAGCACCACCCGGATGGCACGTGCCACGTGCTCGTCATCGACGAGGTCGACGGGTACGTCGACGCGGCTGACGAGCCGTTCGCGCTCGTGCGCCCCGGCGAGATTGGCCTCGGTGACGCCTGGGACGAGATGCGCGGTGCGTACGACGTCATGGAGCTGTCCACGGCGGTCAAGCCGTGGCTGCTGCGGTGGATGCTCGACCACCACGACGACGGCTCAGGGATTGCGTACTTCGATCCCGACATCCGCGTGGTCACCCGCATGGTCGAGCTCGAGGCGGCGCTGCGCGAGCACGCCGTCGTCCTCACCCCGCACGTGACTCAGGGAATGCCGCGCGACGGCCGCAAGCCGACCGAGCAGGACATCCTGATGGCCGGCGTCTACAACCTCGGGTTCATCGGGCTCTCCGACCGGCCGGACGCGCGACTGCTCGTGGATTGGTGGTCCGAGCGCCTGCGCCGTGACTGCCACGTCGCCCCCGAGCGCGGGTTCTTCGTGGACCAGCGCTGGGTCGACTTCGTCCCCGGGCTCGTCGAGGACCTCCTGATCTTCCGTCACCCGGGGTACAACGTCGCCTACTGGAACCTGCCGGAACGCGCGCTCGGCCGTGATGCTGACGGCTCGTTCACGAGCAACGGCGAGCCGCTGCGCTTCTTCCACTACAGCGGCTACTCGCCCGAGCGGCCGACGTTGCTGAGCAAGCATCAGGACCGGGTGCGCATCGCTGACAGCGATGAGCTCGCCGCCCTCTGCGACGCGTACGGGAAGGCGCTCGTCGCCGACGGGTTCCACGAGGTCCGGACGCTGCCCTACGAGTACGACCAGCTGCCGTCCGGCATGCGGATCGTGCCCGTGATGCGACGGCTCTACCGGTTGGCGCTCGAGCTCGAGCAAGCTCCTGCGTCGCTCTTCACGCGATCGGGGGAGGAGGACTTCCGCCGCTGGCTCGCCGAACCCGCGCCCGACCTGCCCGTCCTCGACCGGCTGCTCGCCCAGATCTGGCAGACCAGGGAGGACGTCCGGGCGGTCTACCCGCACGTCCAGGGCGATGACCTCGAGGGCTATCTCGGGTGGATGGTCGTGCACGGTGCGGGCCAGATCGGACTCGACGACGCACTGCTGCCAGAGGCGCTCGTCGCGCGGTTCGGCTCCCTCCGGGAGTCGGTGACCCCGACGCGCCCCCAAGAAGCGCCGCAGGCGGCCGATGAGTCCCTTCCCGAGCCGGTCGGGCTCGATGAGCTGCGCACTCCCCGTGCCTTCGGGGTGAACGTCGCCGGCTACCTGCGAGCGGAGCTCGGCATCGGCGAGGTCGCCCGTCAGATGATCGGCGCGCTCGACGCGGCCGGGGTGCCGGTCGCCGCCGTCGGCCTGCACGCGCCGCTCAGCCGTCAGGGTCACGACTACGTCGCCAGCCGGGAGCTCGACGCGCCGTATCCGGTGAACCTCGTCTGCGTGAACGCGGACGGCCTGCCCGCGTTCGCCAAGGAGGCCGGCCCGGCGTTCTTCCGCGACCGTTACACGATCGGCGTGTGGTGGTGGGAGACCAGCGAGTTCCCTGAGCGGTTCCACGACGCCTTCCAGTTCGTCGACGAGGTCTGGGTCGGCACCGAGTTCATCGCCCGCGCGCTCACCGCGGTGTCACCGGTGCCGGTCGTCCACGTGCCGGTGCCCGTCGAGCTCAACGACCACGCGCCACTGCAGCCGGGCGAGCAGGACTGGCCGGACGGGTTCAGCTTCTACTTCTCCTGGGACTACAACAGCATCGCGAAGCGCAAGAACCCCCTCGGGCTCGTCGAGGCGTACACGCGCGCCTTCGGTCCGGAGGACGGCGTGCACCTCGTCCTCAAGTGCATCAACGCCGAGCATGCCCCGGACGCCCATCGGCGTGTCCGCGAGGCCGTGGCCGACAGGCCCGACATCGTGCTGGTCGATCGCTACGTCGACGTCGAGACGAAGAACCGCCTGATGGCCAGCTGCGACTGCTACGTGTCGCTGCACCGCTCCGAGGGGTTCGGCCTGACCATGGCCGAGGCGATGCTGCTCGGCAAGCCCGTGATCGCCACCGGGTACAGCGGCAACCTCGACTTCATGTCGCCGGCGAACAGCTATCTGGTGGACCACGAGCTCGTGCCGATCGGGCCGGGTGCCGAGCCGTACGACCCGGACGGGACCTGGGCCGAGCCCGACCTCGAGCACGCTGCCGCGCTCATGCGCGAGGTCGTTGCCGACCCGGAGACTGCCCGGGAGCGGGGCGCCCGCGCGGCTGCCGACCTGCGCGCGGCGCACAGCCGGCACGCCGTCGGGGAAGCGCTGGAGGCGCGGCTGGAGCGCGTGGCTGCGCGGCTGCCCGAGGCGCCCCCGATCGAGCTGCGGCCGACCGGGGACGAGGGGCGCGTCGCGTACCTCGCCGAGATCGTCGCCCGTGGCTCGACCCCGGCGCGGCGCTCGCGTCTGGGGAAGGGCGGCAGCGCGGTGCGCAAGGCAATCCTCCGGGCGATGAAGCCGTACACCGCCTACCAGGAGACCATCAACCGCGGGATCGCCGAGCAGCTGCAGCAGAGCCTCGAACGCGAGAAGCTCGCCGACGCGCGCGAGCGGGCTCGCATCGCCGAGCTCGAGCAGCGCCTCGCGGTCACCGAGGCACGGCTCGCCGCCGAGCAGCGCCGCCAGCGGCAGGAGATCGTCCGCGGCGACGGCGCCACCGGCGTCCTCCACGCGCGCACGACGGCGCTCGAGGCGTTCGCCGCCCGCTCGACGTACGAAACCCGGGCGCTCCCCTACACCGCCTCGGATCTTCTCGGGACCCGGGAGGTCGACGGGGTCGGCCGCGTCCTGGGGTACCAGGACGCCGACGCGTCCGCCGCCGGCGACGACGCCTACCGGGCCTTCGAGGAGCTGTTCCGGGGCAGCGAGCCGTTCATCGCCGCGCGGCAGCGGCGCTACCTCGACCTGGTGGCCGGCCACGCCCCCGCGGTCGACGTCGGCTGCGGACGCGGCGAGTTCCTCGACCTGCTCGCCGAGGCCGGCGTCCCGGTCGTCGGGGTCGACGCCGACGCCGGCATGATCGCGCGCTGTCGGGCCAAGGGCCACGAGAACGTCGTGCACGGCGACGCGGTCGCCTACGTCCGTGAGCTGGAGGCGGGCTCACAGGGCCTCATCTTCAGCGCCCAGGTCGTCGAGCACCTGCCACCGGACGCGCTCCTCGCGCTGATCTCGGGGGCCGCGGCAGCGCTGCGCCCTGGTGGCCTGTTCATCGCCGAGACGGTCAACCCGCACGCGCCGCCGGCGCTCAAGACGTTCTGGATGGACATCACCCACCAGCACCCGCTGTTCCCGGAGGCGCTGCTCGCGTTCTGCCACAGCGCCGGCTTCCGTGACGCCTACGTCTTCCACCCCAACGGCGAGGGCGACGTCGAGACCGACCGCTACACGACCGGCGAGTACGCGATCGTCGCCACGCGCTGA
- a CDS encoding polysaccharide deacetylase family protein: MSITFTYDLEDSRTDRSRPPRFEHVTDVVLEFLAERAVRGTFFVVGELAESHPQMVQRVRDAGHELALHGYKHVPLTRLDARSFAEDLRRGRGSIEDAAGVAVEGYRAPIFSLTPGTAWGVQVLTDAGFTYSSSVLPAVNPLNGWPGAPRAPFAWSTGLLEIPVPVAGRGRVCVPFMGGIYLRYLPMPLVERCATAAGREAHALPWIYCHPYDFDPEEPFDILPEASWLTSRLLHLRRGGTFDRVERLLRECIPGAPLRERCRGFASRDDLPTLVAA; the protein is encoded by the coding sequence GTGAGCATCACGTTCACCTACGACCTCGAGGACTCCCGGACCGATCGTTCCCGTCCGCCGCGGTTCGAGCACGTCACCGACGTGGTGCTCGAGTTCCTCGCCGAGCGTGCGGTTCGGGGGACCTTCTTCGTCGTCGGAGAGCTGGCGGAGAGCCACCCGCAGATGGTGCAGCGAGTGCGGGACGCAGGCCATGAGCTCGCACTCCACGGCTACAAGCACGTTCCGCTCACGCGGTTGGACGCCCGATCGTTCGCCGAGGACCTGCGTCGCGGACGTGGATCGATCGAGGACGCCGCCGGCGTCGCCGTCGAGGGATATCGAGCGCCGATCTTCTCGCTGACCCCCGGAACTGCGTGGGGCGTGCAGGTCCTGACCGACGCCGGCTTCACCTACTCGTCAAGCGTCCTCCCGGCGGTCAACCCGCTCAACGGCTGGCCGGGGGCGCCGCGAGCGCCGTTCGCCTGGTCGACCGGGTTGCTCGAGATTCCGGTGCCCGTCGCCGGACGCGGACGGGTCTGCGTCCCGTTCATGGGGGGGATCTACCTCCGCTACCTCCCGATGCCGCTCGTCGAGCGATGCGCCACGGCCGCCGGCCGTGAGGCGCACGCGCTCCCATGGATCTACTGCCACCCGTACGACTTCGATCCCGAAGAGCCGTTCGACATCCTGCCCGAGGCCAGTTGGCTGACCAGCCGCCTGCTGCATCTCCGCCGGGGCGGCACCTTCGACCGGGTAGAGCGCTTGCTGCGGGAATGCATCCCGGGCGCGCCGCTGAGAGAGCGATGCCGGGGGTTCGCGAGTCGCGACGACCTGCCGACCCTGGTGGCGGCGTGA